TTGCGCGAGTTCGGCTTCCAGGGAAGGGATTTCGCGGGGCTGGTTCAGCTGGACGTACGCCGTGATGGCGTTGTCGTAGACGACGACCGCGGACTCGACGCCGCGCAGCGTGCCCAGCGTGTACTCGACCTCGGTGAGGTCGACCTTCAGCCCGCCGACGGAGACCTGCGAGTCGAGCCGGCCGCGGATGGACACGAGCCCAGTCGCCGGATCGACGACCCCGGCGTCCTTCGTGTGGAGCCAGCCGTCCGACCAGCGCGCGGGGTCCGTCAGGCCCAGGTACGGCGACTCCGGCCGGCGGATCTGCAGCTCGCCGTCGACCGCGCGGACCTCGAGGCCCGGTGCGGGGAGGATCTGCGGGCGGTGGGCGCCGAACAGGTCGGTGCCGATGACACCGACCTCGGTCATCCCGTACATGTTGCCCAGCGGTACGCCGTACTTCTCCTCGAAGGCCGAGGAGACCGACGCGGGCACCAGCTCGCCGCCCGTGGTCATCCGTTTGAACTGCGGCAACGACGGCGGGTTCTCCACCGACGCCAGCAGCCCGATGTGGAACGGCACCCCGAGCACCGTCGCCGGCTTCGACCCACCGGCGATCGCGTGCAGAATCGCGTCCCCGGTCAGCCGCGCCGGTGGCACCAGCTCGACGCCCGCGTGCAACCCGTACAGCAACCCGCCCACCAGCCCGAGGACGTGCACCATCGACGGCAGCAGAATGATCCGCTCGCCAGGCTCAGGGACCCCGTCGATCTGCGTGTACCGCAGGACTTCCTCGACCAGATCCTCAGCGGTCCGCCCAATCACCTTCGACGGCCCGGTCGACCCCGAACTCAGCTGTACGACGGCGTGCGACGTCCCCGCCGGATGCCCGGAGTACGACGCGACGTCCGTGTCGATGTCCACGAACGTGCGCAGCCCGGAGGCGACCGGCCGCTGCGGCGACACCACGACCTGCGGCACCAGCCGCTCGATCGCGCGCCGGACCTCGTAGTCGGTCAGCCGGTGGTCGAGCAGGATCGCCTGCCCGCCGCTGCGCCAGACCGCCAGCAAATGCGTCACAAATGCGATTGACGGCGGTAAACGCAATGCGGCCGCCCCACCGGCACGTAAACCGGACTGGGCCAATTCCGCCTGCCGGTCCCGCACCAACCGGCGCAGCATTCCACGGTCCACAACAGCGGGCAGCGAAAAGCAGACGTCGCCTGCCGGTCCAGCCAGCAGCACGTCGTCGACCCACTGGGCACCCACGGTGGTTCCGGGCACCACGACAGCACCGTCCATGGTCATGAGGGCTCCGAGTTCGCCTTGAACACAAAGGATTCGAAGCACCAGCACCCCCACCAAGGCCTGGCGATGACGTGACGATACGACACGGAACGGAGCGTGCGCTACGGACCGAAAGTGATGACCGTACTACCCAATGCAACCGCCGGTACGGGACCTGTGAAATGGCCTCAGAAACCAAGCACTAGCTCATAAAACAAACCACAAGGTCAGCTTTCAGCGGTTAGAAACAAACAACACTTCAGTCGCTAGCAAGGGTCTGGGCCGGGAGAAATTTCTGCCACTCCTCGTGCCGCTCCACCGGCCGGAAGCCGAGTTGGGCGTTGACCGCGTTCATCGCGGTGTTCTCCTCGCCGTTCCAGGTGTGCACGACCGACGGCTCGCCGTACGCCCTCTGCAGCTCGCGGTGGTTGTGGGCCTTGAGCCCCAGCCCGAGCCGGTGCCCGCGGTGCGCGGGCGAAACCAGCGTTCCCCACTGGAACACCTTGCCGGCGTCCTGGCTGATCATCACCAGCTCGGTGTGCCCGGCCAGCGTCCCGTCCGGCGCGATCGCGACCGTGGTCCACGACTTCCGCCCTTGGGCGACGTTCAGCTCCTCAGCCCTCCGGATCCGTACCGCATCCCACTGCACGGCCTCGACCTTCAGGTCCCCCTGCGGCGCCTCGAGCACGAACGTGGTCTGCAGCGCCGCGAACGCGTCGACCAGGTCGTCCGGGCAACGATCCCGCCAGCTGCGCAGCACGTACCCCTGATGCCGCTCGGCGGCCTTCGCGGACAGTTCGTCGAGTAACGCCGAGGCCAACGGCAGCTCCAGCACCCGGTGCACCTCGAAGTTCGCCGCGGAGAACCCCAGAGCCATAGCAAAGGACTGTCCCGCCGTCATCCCCTCCACCCGCTGCGCATTTCGTGGGTCAACCCGCGAGGTGGACCGTTGGCCCACCGGAATTTCGGGGGCCAACAGCCCACCTGGTGGGTTAACCCACGAAATGGCCGGGGGCAGCGGGACCTCGACCTGGGTGACCAGCGTGGTCCGTTCGAGCGCAGCCGCTCGATCGTCCAGCACCCGCCCCAGCGCCCGCCCGAACCCTTGCCGCCGGACATCAGCCCGTACGGCGATGCCCGCGCCCAGCCGGAAGGTGTTGTCGGTCAGCGGCACGTCCAGGATCATCGTCGCGGCGATTTCTCCGGCGTCGTCGCGCAGTGCCCACAGCTCGATGGCCCGGTACGGGTCCGGACGGTTCAAACTCACGCGCAGGTCCTCGCGGATCAACCCCACCGCGTACGGCCGGCCGTCGTCGTCCGCCACGCTGAAGACGTCGAACCAGGCGTCGAAGGCCGAACTGTCGGACGGGTCCACTCGCTCCGGTGTGCTCACCGCCTCACTCTAGAGACGGCCCCACGAGCCACCACAACACTTTTACGCAGGCGCGCCGAGCTTGCCGAGCGCGACGGCCACGCGGCCGTCTGCGTCGGCCAGCGCCTGGCGGGCCGCGGCGACCGGGCTGCCGGTCAGCAGGTGCACCAGCGCCGGCTTGAGCTCACCGTCGGCCTCGACCAGCGCGGCCGCACACGCGTCGGGCTCGGCGCCGGTGGCCTCGGCCAGGATCCGCAGCATCCGCCCGCGCAGCTTGTTGTTGGTGGCAACCATGTCGACCATCAGGTTCGACCAGGTCCGGCCGAGCTTGATCATCAGCGTGGTGGAGAACGCGTTCAGCACCAGCTTCTGCGCGGTCCCGGCCTTCAGCCGCGTCGAGCCGGCGATCACCTCCGGCCCGGTGTCCGCAGCGATCAGTACGTCGGCCAGCGGCGCGAGCGGCGCCTGCGGGTTCGAGGTGATCAGGGCCGTCGTCGCGCCGACCGACCGGGCCTGACGCAGCGCACCAGCCACGTACGGCGTACTGCCGGAGGCCGCGAGCCCGATCACCACGTCCAGCCCGGTGACCTCGGAGGCGTCGGCCGCCCCGCCCTCCTCGGAGTCCTCCACGTTCTCGACCGCGCGCAGCAGCGCGGGCATCCCTCCGGCGTGATGGGCGACCACGAGGTCGTCGGGCGCGTGGAACGTCGGCAGCAGCTCAGCGGCGTCCAGCACCGCCAGGCGGCCCGAAGTACCGGCTCCGAAGTAGTGCACCCGCCCACCGGCCCGCACGGCCTCCACGGCCGCGTCCACGACCTTGGCGAGCTGCGGCACGACGGCACCCACCGCGTCGGCGACCCGGGCATCCTCGGCGTTCATCATCCGCAGGATCTCGGCGGTCCCCACCGCGTCGATCGCGAGCGTCCGGGGGTTGCGCGCTTCCGTGGGTGTCATCACACCCTCGATGTTAGTTTTCTACTGAAGATTTTTCAATTCTGTTGATCGTTGACGGAACTCTTCACCCGGTGCCCACGGACCGCGGTCGCGGTCTCCTCGAGCGCCTTCCGGGCGTCCGGCAGCACCGACTGGGCCACCCCAATGAACAGGCAGTCGATCACCATCAGCTGCGCGATCCGGCTCGACATCGCCCCGGACCGGTACGTCGTCTCGCGCGCGGCCGTGGTCAGAACGAGATCCGCCGTCTGCGCCAGCGGCGAGCGCGGGAAGTTGGTCACCGCGACCGTGGTGGCGCCGTGCCGCTTGGCCTCCTCCAGCGCCTCGATCACCTCGACCGTGGTGCCGGTGTGCGAGATCCCGATCGCGACGTCCTCGTCGCCCAGCAGGGCCGCGCTGGTCAGCATCACGTGCACGTCGGACCAGGCGAAGGCGACCCGGCGGATCCGGTGCAGCTTCTGCTGCAGGTCGAGCGCGACGAACGCGCTCGCGGCCGCGCCGTACAGGTCGACCCGCGGCGCCTTGGCGACCGCGGCGACGACCTTGCTCAGCGCGACCACGTCGAGCTGCTGGGCGGTCTCACGGACCGCCCGCTCGTCGGCGAACGCGACCTTGCCGACCACGTCGTCGAGCGAGTCACCCGGTGCGATGTCACCGCCGACCTCGGGTCTGACCATCTCCTGGGCCGACTGGGCCGCCAGTTGCAGGCGGAGCTGCGGGTAGCCGGGCACGCCGATCTGCTTGCAGAACCGGATGACCGTGGTCTCCGAGGTGGAGGCCACCTCGGCCAGTTCGGAGATCGTCATCGCCGCGACTCCGCCCGGGTCCGCGAGGACCGCGTTCGCCACCCGCTGCTCGGCCGGGGCCAGCGCGGGCATCACCGCGCGGACCCGGACCAGCAGCGGCCCCGTGGGTCCTGGAGAGGTCGTGGAAGTCATGACGCCACGGTACGGCGAATGAGCACCGGACGGGGTCACCGACGCGAAAGTCTCCAACCCGTCGCGGTGAATGCCTCCGGGTTGCGCTCGCCGTCGAACAGCACCTTCCGGCCGTCGGTGAGCTTCACACCGTCCACGTAGACGCCTCGGCCCTGGTACAGCGGGTCGGTCGTGTAGCGCCAGCGCAGGGTCTGGTCGCCGCCGGCGACGTCGGCCGACACCTGGTGCCAGTGCCGGTCACCGGACCCGCTGGTCGAGCCGTCGGTGTCGATCACCGTGCCCCGGTCGCGGATGGTGAACGGGACCTTGGTCCACGTCGTCCCGTCCGTCGAGCTCTCCAGGTACAGCAGGTCGGTGTCCTCGGTGTCGACGAACAGGTCGAAGGCCAGCTTCGCCCCAGCAGCCGGTACGGCGACCGGCAGCGCGAGCGTCGTCGTCGCCGCGTCCGTCGTACCGGAGAACCAGGCGTCCCGGCCGTGCCGCGGCGCGACACCGAGCGACAGCGCCAGCCCCTGGGCGACCGCGCGCCGGGCCGGGTTGTTGCTGCCCCAGTTCCGGCTCGGGTGCACCCGGTTGCTCAGCAGGATCGCGAACGAACGGGAGTCGAAGTCGATCACGACCGAGGTCCCGGTGTACCCGGTGTGGCCGGCCGCGCGGGGACCGGACAGGCCGCCCATGTACCAGCGCTGGTTGAGCTCGAAGCCGAGGCCGTGGTCGTTGCCCGGGAAGCCCTGGTTGAAGTTGGTGATCATCGCGGTGACGGAGCTTTCCTTCAGGATCCGGGCGTGCCGGTAGCTGCCGCCGTTCAGGAAGGTCTGCGCCAGGACGGCGAGGTCGTCCGCGGTGCTGAAGACACCGGCGTGACCGGCGACGCCGCCGAGCGACCAGGCGTTCTCGTCGTGCACCGAGCCCCAGACCATGCCGCGGTTCGGGGTCACCTGGAACTCCGTCGCGGCGATCCGGGGCTTCTTCTTCGGGTCCGGGTTGTAGCCGGTGTCCTTCATCTGCAGCGGCTTGGTGATGCCGTCGGCGACCAGCTTGTCCAGCGTCTTGCCGGTCACCCGGTGCGCCAGCTCGCCGAGCGCGATCAGGTTCAGGTCGCTGTAGAGGTAGGTGCTGCCCGGCGGGTTGACCAGCTTGGCGGTCAGCGCCATGTTCATCCGCGACGCCGGGTCCGGCTGGGCGCTCCACAGCGGCAGGAACGCGGGCAGGCCGGTGGTGTGCGTGAGCGCCTGCCGGACCGTGATCGCCGCCTTGCCGTTCTCGGCGAACTCCGGCACGTACGTCGCGATCGGCGCGTCCAGCGAGACCTTGTTCTTCTCCACCAGCTGCAGTACGACGATCGACGTGAACAGCTTCGAGACCGAGGCCATGTCGAAGATCGTGTCGGTGCGCATCGGGATCTGCTGGTCGGCCGGCAGCTCGGTGCCGCTGCCGTCGGCGTACTTCAGCGCCAGACCGGTCGCCTTGCGGGTGACGACCTTGCCGTCGTGGCCGAGCAGCGTGACCGCGCCGGCGTACAGGGGTTTGACGGTGCCGCTCGGCTGCGTCCAGCCGGTGACCTGGGCCAGCGCCGCGTCGATCGGCGCCGGGTCCAGTCCGGCCTTGGCGGGCGTCGAGTCGCGCAGCAGCGTTCCCTTCGGCGCGTAGCCGGAGAACGGCTCGTCGAAACGTCCAGATTTGTTGCCCCCAGCAACTGCAGGGGCGGCCATGGTGAGCATCAGGGTCGACACTACCGCTACGCCGAGGACTCGCGATCTCACCGGTGGGCTCCCTTGTAGAGCAGGTACTTGGCCCGCCGCGCGGTCCACGCGTCGGTCTCGGACTTCCAGGCCGCGACGATCTGCTCGGCGCTCGCGCCACCGTCCAGCATCGTCCGGAACCGGTCCGACCCGGTCAGCAGGTCGATCCAGCGGCCGGGCGGGTTGTCACCGGTCCGCCAGGCGAAGCCCGGGTACAGCTTCTTCGCCTCGACGATCATGTGCGTCGCCGCGACGATCGCCTCGACCTTGTGCGGGTCGGTGATCTGCACCTGGACGCCGCCGCACAGCACGTTCGCGTTCTTGGAGATGAACGGCGTGAAGTACGCCTCGCGGAAGTCGATGCCCGGGATGTTCTTGGCCTGCAGCGCCTGCGCCCACTTGTAGTCGATGTACGGCGCGCCGATCAGCTCGAACGGCCGCGTGGTGCCGCGGCCCTCGGACATGTTGGTCGCCTCGAACAGGCAGGTGCCCGGGTAGAGCAGCGCGGTGTCCGGCGTCGGCATGTTCGGGCTCGGCATCACCCAGGTCAGCCCGGTGTCGCTGTAGATCTGGTCACGCTTCCAGCCCTCGACCTTGATCACCTGCAGCTCCTTGAGCCGCGCGCCGTTCGCGTCGACCGGCAGGTACTCGGCGTTGAACAGGCGGGCCAGCTCGCCCACCGTCATGCCGTGCTGCTGGATGATCTCCTCTTTGCCCACGCCGGAGGTGAAACCGGGCTTCAGCATCGGCCCGCGCGCGTACCCGCCGACCGGGTTCGGCCGGTCCAGGACGACGAACTTCGCACCGGTCTGGACCGCCGCGAGCATCGCCTCGTACATCGTCCAGATGTAGGTGTAGAACCGCGCGCCGACGTCCTGGATGTCGAAGACGACGGTCTCGACACCGGACTTCTGGTAGAGCGTGACCAGCTTGGCCGCGTTCGCGCCGTACGCGTCGTAGACCATGATCCCGGTCCGCGGGTCGACGTGGTCGCCCTCGGAACCGCCGGCCTGCGCGCTGCCCCGGAAGCCGTGCTCGGGGCCGAAGACCGCGACCACGTTGACCTTGCCGGAGGCGTGCATGGTGTCGACGACGTGGTTCAGGTCGTTCAGGATGCCGGTCGGGTTGCTGATCACGCCGACCTTCTGGCCGGCCAGCGCCCGCCAGTTGTCCTTGGCCAGCGCCTGGGCACCGGTCAGCACACCCCTGCCGCCGTGCTTGGGCTGCGCGGCCGCGGACGCGGCCTGAGTGTCGATCAGTGGTGCGGCGGCCAGGGCTCCGGCACCCGCCAGCAGACTGCGGCGCTTCATCGGGTTCTCCTTCAGGCAGGGGAGGTTACGGGCGGAAGTACAGACCGGCGACCACAGGGCGATGGTCGCTGGCTTCAGCTTCGGGCGGTACGGCGGCGTGGTCGACGCGGAAGCCGCGGCCGACGGTGACGAAGTCGATCCGCTTCACCGGGACACCGGCCGGGTAGGTCGACGGCCCGCCGGTCGTGGATTCCGCGGCCGACCAGCTGTCGGTCAACCGCCGCCAGAGCTTGGCGAGCTCCGGCGCGTTCGCTTCGGCGTTGAAGTCACCGGTGAGGATCTGCAGGTCCTTCGACCGGTCGCGGGCCAGGATCTTCACCGTGTCGTCGACCTGCGCCCGGCGTACGGCGGGATCGGCGCGGTAGTCCAGGTGCGTGACGTACACGTGCACGCGGCGACCCCGTACGTCGAGCTCGGCCTCCAGGAAGCCGGGCGCCGGCGCGGGCACCGGGTTCGGGTCCTGGGTCGACAGCCGGGTGATCGGGTGGTTCTCCGTGCGGACCAGGGGGAACCGCGACAGCACCCCGACGCCGTACTGCCTGCGAGGTTGTCCGGCGGCGGGCGGATCCAGGTCGTAGATCGGCGCGAACCCGGCGTGCATCCCGAGCTTCTCGGCCAGGAGAGCAAGCGTGTCGAGCCACTGGCTGCGTGCGTCCCAGTGCACGTCGACCTCCTGCAGGCCGATCACGTCCGCGTCGAGCGCCTTCAGCGCCAGCGCCGTCCGGTCGAGGTCGAACACGTTGTCCTCGCCGGCGCCGGTGTGGATGTTGTACGACGCCACCGTCAGCCGGGTCTCGCGCGCGTCCCAGGTGAGCCCGTGACCGAACGGGTGCAGGGCTGTCGCCGGGTCGTCCACGGTCGGGATGTCGACCGGGAGCTTGCCGGTCGGCGCGATCTCCCCGGTCAGGACCTTGGCCAGCGCCTCCATCGAGACCGCGGCGTACGAGTACGTCGCCAGCGTGGTCTGCGCCGCCGGGAAGCGGGAGACGTCGTACGGGTCCCGCACGGCGACCACGATCACCGGACGGCCGGTGGCCAGCAGGTCGTTGACCAGCTTCTGCTGCTTGGCCAGCTTGTCGGTGACGGCGGTGTCCCAGGCCTTCATCGTCAGGACGACGGTCAGGTCGGCCGCCGCGCTCGCTGCCACCGCGTCGGTGATCTTCGCGTCGGTCGGCGTCGCGCCGGTGTCCTTGACGACCGTGGTGTGACCGCGGCTCTGCAGGGCTGTCCCGAGGAGAGCCGGGGTGTAGCCGGCGACCAGGATCGTGCGCGGCGCCGGCGAGAGCGGGAGCAGGCCGGCGTCGTTGCGCAGCACGGTCGTCGTGTGGTCGGCGATCTTCTGCGCGACGGCGTAGTTGGCCGGCGTACCGACGACCTTCGCGACCTGCGCGAGGTCGACGTACGGACGATCGGCCACACCGGTCTTGAGCTTGAGCTTCAGCACGCGCTCGACGCTCTGGTCGATCCGCTGCTCGCTGATCCGGCCACCGCGGACCGCGCTCAGGACCGAGTTGTAGGCGAGGTCCAGATCGACCGGCATCAGCAGTTGGTCGACGCCCGCCTCGAGCGCCCGGAGCGGGATCTCGGCGTCGCCGTACTTGTCCCGAACGCCCTGCATGCCGAGCGAGTCGGTGATCACGACCCCGTCGAAACGCAGCTGCTCGCGCAGGATCCCGGTCAGGATCGGCCGGCTCAGCGTCGCCGGGTCACCGGACGGATCCAGCGCCGGTACGACGATGTGCGCGGTCATGATCGAGTCGATCCCGGCCCGGATCGCCGCGGCGAACGGCGGCCGGTCGATCGCGTTCCACTCCTGGACGGTGTGGTTGATCACCGGGATGCCGGTGTGGCTGTCGGTCGCGGTGTCGCCGTGGCCCGGGAAGTGCTTGGCGGTCGAGACGATCCGGCCGTCGCGCTGGTAGCCCTGTACCTGCGCGGCGGTCAGGTCCGAGACCAGCCGGGTGTCGGACGAGAACGAGCGGACGCCGATCACCGGGTTGAGCGGGTTCACGTTCACGTCGGCGACCGGCGCGAAGTCGGTCGTCACGCCGACGGCCTTCAGCTCGCGGCCACCGATCCCGCCGGCCTGGCGGGCGTACTGCGTGGACCGCGTCGCGCCGAGCGCCATCGCGCCCGGGAACTGGGTCGCCGGCGGGCCGACCCGGAACACGACGCCGTGCTCCTGGTCGGTGCTGATCTGCAGCGGAACGCCGCCGGTGCCCAGCGCCGCGGACTGCAGGCCGTTGGACAGCCGGGCGATCTGCTGCGGGTCCTTCACCGAGTCGGTCCAGGCGAAGTAGATGACACCGCCGAGGTGGTACTTGCGGACCACCTCGGCCGGCGTCGCGACGCCGTACAGGTCGGTGTTGCGGGGATCGGCGGTGGTCGCGGTCGGGCCGTAGGCGTAGCAGACGAACAGCTGGCCGACCTTCTGCTCCAGCGTCATCCCACGCAGGGTCTCGCGGACCCAGCGGCTGCCCGCCGCCTCCGCGGGAGCGGTCGCGCCCAGCGTCGTACCGGCGACGGCCGCTGCCGCGAGGCCGAGGGTCTGGCGTCGGGTGAGCTCCATCCGGGTCACCAGCTCAGGCCGTGGCCGAACGGGTAGAGCGGGGTGGCCGGGTCGCCTGCCACCGGGATGTCGACCGGGAGCTTGCCGGTCGGCTTGATCTCGCCGTACAGGACCTTGGCCAGCGACTCCATCGAGACCGCCTGGTAGCCGTAGGTGGCCACGTAGGTCGGCGCCTGGTCGAAGTAGGCGATGTCGTACGGGTCGCGGACGGCGGCGACGATCACGGTCTTGCCGGTGGCCAGCAGGTCCTTGACGAGCTTCTGCTGCTTGGCCTGCTTGTCGGTGACGGTGGTGTCCCACGCCTTCTGGGTCAGGACGACGGTGACGTCGTTGGCCTGCGCCTTCGTCACCGCGTCGGCGATCGCCGCGTCGGTCGGGGCCGCGCCGGTCTGTGCCACGGTGGTGGTCGCGCCGCGGGTGGTCAGGCTGTTGGCCAGCGACTGCGTGGTGCTGACGCCCCAGCCGGTGACGAGGATCTTGCGCGCGGTGTTGCTCAGCGGCAGCGTGTTGGTGTCGTTCTTGACCAGGGTCATCGACTTGTCGACGATCTTCTGCGCGGTGGCCAGGCTGGCCGGCGTACCGACCTTGCTCGGGATCTTCGCCGGGTCGGAGAACGGCGACAGCAGGCTGCCGTTCTTCAGCTTGACCAGCAGGATCCGCAGCAGGCTCTCGTCGATCCGGCGCTCGCTGATCCGGCCCGACTTCACCGCGTCCACGACGGCCTTGAACTGGACGTCCGGAGCCGGCGGCAGCAGCAGCTGGTCGGCCCCGGCCTCGAGCGCGCGGACCGCGACCTCGGCGTCGCCGTACTTGGCCCGGACCGCGGCCATCTCCAGCGCGTCGGTGATGATCAGGCCCTTGAAGCCGAGCTGGTTGCGCAGGATGCCGGTCATGATCGGCTTGCTCAGCGTCGCCGGGTCGCCGGACGGGTCGAGCGACGGGACCGCGATGTGCGCGGTCATGATCGAGTCGATCCCGGCCTTGACCGCGGCCTCGAACGGCGGCCGGTCGATCGTGTTCCACTCCTCGAGGGTGTGGTTGATCGTCGGCAGCGAGTTGTGACTGTCGTCGCGGGTGTCACCGTGGCCCGGGAAGTGCTTCGCGGTCGCGGTGATGCCGGCGTCGCGCTGGTAGCCCTGGACCTGGGCGACGGTCATGTCGGAGACGAGCTTCGGGTCGCTGGAGTACGAGCGGACGCCGATCACCGGATTGAGCGCGTTCACGTTCACGTCGGCGTCCGGCGCGTAGTCCTGCCGGATGCCCATCGCCTTCAGCTCCCGGCCGGTGATGCCGGCCGCGGTCCGGGCGTCCGCCGTACTGCGGGTGGCGCCGTGGGCCATGTTGCCGCCGAACTGCGTCGCGGGCGGCCCGATCCGGACCACGACGCCCTGCTCCTGGTCGGTCGCGATCGTCAGCGGCAGGTGCAGGCCGGTCTTGATGGCCGCCGACTGCAGCTGGTTCGAGTACGTCGCCAGCTGCGTCGGGTTCTGCACGTTGTCGCGGGCGTTGAAGTAGATCCAGCCGCCCGGCTTGTACTTCGCGACGACTTCGGCCGGCGTCGCGACGCCGTACAGGGCGGTGTTGCGGGGATCGGGCTTGCTCGCGTCCGGGCCGTAGGCGAACAGCACGAACAGCTGGCCGATCTTCTCCTCCAGCGACATGCCCTTCATCGCCTGGGTGGCCTGCTGGAGGCTGGTGATCGGCTGCTTCGGTTGGGGCGATGGACCGGCCACCGCGGCCGCGGGCACGAGTGCGGCCACGGTCGCGACGGCAAGACTGGCGGTAGCAGAGCGGCGCAACGACGACATGACCGACCCCTTGAGGTAATTGAGTAACACGCGTGTCCCCCGCACGCGAAAGTTACCCACGTCACCCAGGTGGGTCAAGGGGAAACGGCAAGTCATCCTCCCAGGCTTTGAGGGCCGCGAGCAGTTCCGGCTGCTGAACCGTGTCGAGCGCCTGGGTGAACGCGTCGCTGACGACATCGGCGATCAGGACCGGTACGCCGAGGGCAGCGGACCGTACGGCGGCCTCGACCATGGCGACGCTGACCAGGTTGGAGTGCACCTCGGACTGCGGAGTTCCGCCGGACCGGACCGCCTCGACGAACTCGGCCAGCGAGCCGGCGATCTCCTCCGGCTCGTCGGGCAACTCAGCGCCGAGGCCCTCGGAAACCGGTGGGTTGTCGCCGTCCCAGGTGGCGGTGCCGGCCGCGGTGACTGCTCGCCACCGGCCGTTCCAGGAGGTCTCCTGGCCGGGTGCGCACCAGCTGCCGGTGAAGGAGAAGCGCGTGCCGTCGGCGAAGGTGAAGAGCGCGTTCGCCGCCGCGTGCCCGTCGAACCAGCTCCAGTCGGGGTTGTACGAGTCGCAGTACACCGAGACCGGTTCGGCACCGATCAGTTTGCGGGCCAGGTCGAACTGGTGGATCGCCATGTCGACCAGCAGCGGCTCGGCCATCCGCTCGCGGAAGCCGCTGAAGTGCGGTGCCTTGAAGAACTCGCAGGTCAGCGTGCCGACCGGGCCGAGCTCGGCGAGCTGCCGGCCGAACGCCGTACCGACCCGGAAGTAGCGACGGGACTGCGAGACCATCAGCAGCTTGCCGCTCACCTCCGACGCGGCGACCATCGGCAGGCACTCACGGACCGTCTCGGCCAGCGGCTTCTCGCACAGCACCGGAAGCCCCCGCAGCAGCGCGGCGATGCTGACGGTCGGATGCGCGGCCGGCACGGTCACGTCGATCACCGCGTCGGCCTCGACGGCCAGCTCGTCCAGCGACCTGGCGACCGGGACCTCGCCGGTGACCGCCGACCGCGCGACCTCCAGGTCCAGATCGACGAGCCCGGCCAGTACGACGTCGTCGCTGGTGGCGATCGTGCGCAACCAGGCGCGGCCCATCCCGCCGGCCCCGACCTGGATCAGTCGCAGCGGTTCAGGCATCGGCAGGCTCCTCGATCGCGCCCTGGTACCCCTGCCCGGTGAAGAACTCACCCGTCTCGTACCGCAGCAACGTCGGTACGGCGCGCTCCGGCCGGACCGTCTGCGCCCAGGCGACGCCGTTCGCGATCACCTTGCGGACGTCC
The Kribbella italica DNA segment above includes these coding regions:
- a CDS encoding glycoside hydrolase family 3 protein; translated protein: MSSLRRSATASLAVATVAALVPAAAVAGPSPQPKQPITSLQQATQAMKGMSLEEKIGQLFVLFAYGPDASKPDPRNTALYGVATPAEVVAKYKPGGWIYFNARDNVQNPTQLATYSNQLQSAAIKTGLHLPLTIATDQEQGVVVRIGPPATQFGGNMAHGATRSTADARTAAGITGRELKAMGIRQDYAPDADVNVNALNPVIGVRSYSSDPKLVSDMTVAQVQGYQRDAGITATAKHFPGHGDTRDDSHNSLPTINHTLEEWNTIDRPPFEAAVKAGIDSIMTAHIAVPSLDPSGDPATLSKPIMTGILRNQLGFKGLIITDALEMAAVRAKYGDAEVAVRALEAGADQLLLPPAPDVQFKAVVDAVKSGRISERRIDESLLRILLVKLKNGSLLSPFSDPAKIPSKVGTPASLATAQKIVDKSMTLVKNDTNTLPLSNTARKILVTGWGVSTTQSLANSLTTRGATTTVAQTGAAPTDAAIADAVTKAQANDVTVVLTQKAWDTTVTDKQAKQQKLVKDLLATGKTVIVAAVRDPYDIAYFDQAPTYVATYGYQAVSMESLAKVLYGEIKPTGKLPVDIPVAGDPATPLYPFGHGLSW
- a CDS encoding glycoside hydrolase family 3 N-terminal domain-containing protein translates to MELTRRQTLGLAAAAVAGTTLGATAPAEAAGSRWVRETLRGMTLEQKVGQLFVCYAYGPTATTADPRNTDLYGVATPAEVVRKYHLGGVIYFAWTDSVKDPQQIARLSNGLQSAALGTGGVPLQISTDQEHGVVFRVGPPATQFPGAMALGATRSTQYARQAGGIGGRELKAVGVTTDFAPVADVNVNPLNPVIGVRSFSSDTRLVSDLTAAQVQGYQRDGRIVSTAKHFPGHGDTATDSHTGIPVINHTVQEWNAIDRPPFAAAIRAGIDSIMTAHIVVPALDPSGDPATLSRPILTGILREQLRFDGVVITDSLGMQGVRDKYGDAEIPLRALEAGVDQLLMPVDLDLAYNSVLSAVRGGRISEQRIDQSVERVLKLKLKTGVADRPYVDLAQVAKVVGTPANYAVAQKIADHTTTVLRNDAGLLPLSPAPRTILVAGYTPALLGTALQSRGHTTVVKDTGATPTDAKITDAVAASAAADLTVVLTMKAWDTAVTDKLAKQQKLVNDLLATGRPVIVVAVRDPYDVSRFPAAQTTLATYSYAAVSMEALAKVLTGEIAPTGKLPVDIPTVDDPATALHPFGHGLTWDARETRLTVASYNIHTGAGEDNVFDLDRTALALKALDADVIGLQEVDVHWDARSQWLDTLALLAEKLGMHAGFAPIYDLDPPAAGQPRRQYGVGVLSRFPLVRTENHPITRLSTQDPNPVPAPAPGFLEAELDVRGRRVHVYVTHLDYRADPAVRRAQVDDTVKILARDRSKDLQILTGDFNAEANAPELAKLWRRLTDSWSAAESTTGGPSTYPAGVPVKRIDFVTVGRGFRVDHAAVPPEAEASDHRPVVAGLYFRP
- a CDS encoding Gfo/Idh/MocA family protein, which encodes MPEPLRLIQVGAGGMGRAWLRTIATSDDVVLAGLVDLDLEVARSAVTGEVPVARSLDELAVEADAVIDVTVPAAHPTVSIAALLRGLPVLCEKPLAETVRECLPMVAASEVSGKLLMVSQSRRYFRVGTAFGRQLAELGPVGTLTCEFFKAPHFSGFRERMAEPLLVDMAIHQFDLARKLIGAEPVSVYCDSYNPDWSWFDGHAAANALFTFADGTRFSFTGSWCAPGQETSWNGRWRAVTAAGTATWDGDNPPVSEGLGAELPDEPEEIAGSLAEFVEAVRSGGTPQSEVHSNLVSVAMVEAAVRSAALGVPVLIADVVSDAFTQALDTVQQPELLAALKAWEDDLPFPLDPPG